The genomic DNA GTATTTGAAATTCGCCGATCTAATGTATCAACGGAACGGCACACCGGTCAGCGAATCAAGTGCGTCAGCCGTCCAAATGTCGCACGAGTACCAGCTCTACAAAGACCCTCAAAAATTGTCGAGTTTCTTGAACCAACTATGGCAGACTCTTGCCGTGACTCACACGAGCGTTCAAAGTTTTGGAAACATCTTCAGTTATTATGCGGGGCAAGCGAACCGATTAGGAATAAGTCCAAACAGTGCCATGAATATGGAGTCGTTCCTTATATCCAGTGGCCTAGCCGGTAATGGTAGGTCGGGCGGATCTGATATTGACAATTTCTTACAACGCTCATCGTCCCCTGCATCTAAAGCAGCATTAGCCGCAATGAAGCAGACTGGACTTATGGGCAAGAATGGGGAAAGTATATTCTTCGGCGCTAATGGAAATTTTGTCGGCCTCCCACAACAAATCGCAATCATGCAGCAGTGGTCTAAACAGTTTAAGGGTAATAAAGCACAAGAAATCAACGCGGCAAAAGTGATTTGGGGTGCCCAGGGAGAACGCTATGCCCTTGCACTCAGTGGCCCAAGCGCACCAGGTATGAACACGCAATTACAAAAACAGATAGGTGCCGTGCCTGGTGTCGAGAAGTCCCAAGCGATGCAAATGAACACGATAAGTGGACAATTATCGCGACTTAAAATGGGATGGCAGGACATGATGACGGGTCTCGGAATGCCACAATTGGCTTCGGCCATGAACTTTCTCAAGTCGATCAACGACATGGTATCGAAAATTGTCCAGTTTGAAATTGCACACCCATTGTTCATGAAATCCGTTGGGAACCTGATTAAATTATCTGCGGCTGCGCTGGCTTTTCGCGGCGTGCTGATGGGCGTGGCCGGTACAGCGAAGATTTTTAGCGGTGCATTTCACCTCACCAAACTATTCGGAGACCTAACCAAAACAGCCAGTGGAGCAAGAACACTAACCGGGGATTTCGGTTTAGTCGGCGGCACGATGAAAACTGCGGTCAGTTTGTTCAGAGACTTGGGATCGTGGCTTGGACGGATAACTGGACTTACACGTGTATTCACAACCGTTATGCGTGTGGCTTCCCTCGTAATGCGAATGAATCCTGTAGGACTACTTATCACTGGCCTAACATTGCTCGGGGTCGCCATTTACGAGTTAATCAAACATTGGTCCAGCGTGTGTTCGTGGCTTTCCAGAGTTTGGAGTTGGTTCGACAAGGTAACTGGTGTCGGTAAAGCGTTCGGTGCGGTTGCTAAGACGATCATGAGTTTATGGTCGCCGGTCGCAGCCTTCTTCGATAACATTTGGAAGCACATTTCACCCGTGATTAGTGGAATCGGCCATTTGCTCGGCATAGGTGGGTCCATAGCCTCACCAACAGCATCTATCCCTACATCTTCAATGTCTACAAGTACAACAGTCCACATTAACGCAGGTGCCATTACAGTTTCCGGCGTATCCGACCCACATGCTGCAGCAAAGTCAGTTTTGGATCAACTTGGGAACCATTATTCACTTCAAAACTGGTCGTCTCCATCGGGACCAAATAAATTAGCGTTCGGTCACTAAAAACACGTCACCCTCTGTAAAACAAACGGAGGGTGAACGTTTTGATTTGTGGTATATTCAACCATATACGCATGTAAAATCAGATAGTTTAGATAAATATGATGGGAATGGGTGATAAAGTGAGTGATTTATTCGGGATATTGAGTTTTTTATCGTTTGTATCTTTAATTCTAGGATTGATTAAACCATCGCTAGTCCTTCATTGGGGTAACCACAGAACAAGAGGTCGAGCAGCCTTGACGTACATTGGCGCAATTGTAGTGTTTGCCATCTTGTCTGGTGTCACCTCAGGGAATTCCAAACCTACGACTCCTGCATCTGCACCTGCAACCAACGACACATCTGGTTCCTCAAACACTACATCAACGGTAGTATCGAATGGTTCCAGTAGTTCTAATACTACAGTTACAACATCCAAACCGAAAGCCACTACGAAAAAGAGTGCTCCAGCAACAACATCTACTCCTAAATCCACATCAACTCCGGATGCTACAGCACAGTTAGCATTTTTGTCTTCATTTCCAGCACTGGATTCGTCCGGTTCGATATCGGTTAGTCAGCAAAGTACAGATTACGTGTCTCAACATCCGCAATGGTTTCCGGCTGCTTCTGGCGATTCGTCTTATTCCAAGGCGATAAACCATGCCCTTACAATTCCGATGATTATGAAAGACCCATCATCATATGCAACCACGTTGTACCAGAATACAGGCACCGTTACGGAGATTCATCAATACCACAATCCAGATTACGCTATGGTCCAGGTAGTTGTTGATTCTGGATCAGAGGCAGGAGCCGAAGCAATCGTTATGTACGAGGGTAGCACCGGTTCAATTGTCCAAAATTCGCAAGTTCAATTTGTTGGTTTGCCCGTGACTGAGTGGGATTTTTCGAACGTCAGTGGTGGAACAACACAAAGCGTGCTATTTGACGGGGTTAGCTTGAAGCAACTGTCATAACAATACACATTCACCCTTATCCATCGTGATAAGGGTTCTTTTTTTGTCCGTATACATATGTATGGCGCAACCGGTACAAGGGGTAGGTGACGATGATGAAGGTCATTATTACTCATAGTGACGCGAAATATGCCATTCGTGATGCATGTAAACTGTACGAGAAAATGTGTACATCGGGAAAGTTCCTGGTCCAGGAGATGTTTTAGGGGTCACGTCACGAAACGGAAAAAATCGTACGCTAAGAAAGCATTGAAAAAAACAGATACCCCCTCACAAGGACTAACGATCTTTTTCTGCCAGGGTGTTTTTGAATTAACGCACCCGTTAGTGCCAGAAAACGTCGCCAACTTATTCCAACGTCAAATCGTATTCTGGTGGCGATTTCACTTCAATCGTAACCAATCTGTATCCGTGTTTTTTGGCTAAATCATAAGCCTTAGGTCCAATCGCATAATTGTGCACCTTTTTGAACCCTCTTGTGAGATCCCTGGTTACAGGACCAATTAGGGTGGTATGCAGCCGGAATGGCTTCAACCCTGCCCTCTAGTTGCCCCACGTCTCCTGGTCAGAGCGTTGATATGCAGAAGCGCTATGAACGATAACACCGCCGCGCGTTTCTTTCTCGTCGACCGAACTATCATCCAGCAAATACTTTTGCCAAACCGAAAGCAGCGGCAGCCGCAATGCCACCCACAAGCAATGTTTGAATCGCGCTCTTGAATGGATTGACCCCTGTGAATCTGCCTTTCACAAATCCGAAAATAAACAGGGCTATCAGTGTAATTATCACGGAAGTCACTAGGGCAGTATTGGCATGGTGTATAAAGATATACGGAGCAAGCGGAATAATACCACCAACGATATAGGAAATTGCAATGGTAATCGAGCTGCGCACCGCTCGTTTTGGATCGGGTTCCTCAAGACCTAGCTCGAATTTCATCATAAAGTCGATCCAGTTTTTCCGATTTTGACTGATGGCATTGACGGTTGTTTCCACATTTTCCTCGGGAACGCCCCACTGTAAGAGAAGTGACCTGACTTCTTCTCTTTCCCTGCCCGGCACTTCGTCGATTTCACGTTCCTCACGACGGAGCTCGGAAAAATAGTGTTCGCGGTCTGTATTGGCAGCGAGATATCCGCCCAACCCCATGGCAATACAGCCTGCGGCGATTTCGGACATCCCAGCAATCACTACCAAAGAAGTTTGAGATACCGTTCCTGATAAGCCGGCAGCTAAGGCAAATGGGACCGTCAAGCCGTCTGACATTCCAATAACAATATCTCGAATAAATTCTGAGCCTGTGAAATGACGTTCTGCATGCTCCATTGCTAAATAGCCCCATTTCAGTAATCGCAATCGATATATGGATTCAGTTACACCGGTTCTTAACGATTATCATTGACACATTACAGCAGTTCCATTAGTACATTATTCGTTTAGTTAGCCTATCTTCCGACATTACTTTCGTCCATGAATGCCTTTCCTATCATCATAGGTTGGTTAGTGGTCCAAAACCTGGACCAGGGTGGGTATTAGTCAATCGACTCACTCGTACCTATAAAACACACCCAACGGGCGACATAGCCAGTTTAAGGCTTCGCAGTTTGGATGCTAACGATTACGGCGTCCCTCTTATGAATTAGGCGTGGTGTACATAGATAAAACCCTACACGGTCATCCTAGTTTAGGGAGGTGGTTTCAAATGGATGTATCTTTTCTTCAAGAAGAACTTAAACGTTGGGGAGAATTGATCATTACTGTTGGTGGGTCAACTTTTGAGATTCACGGAGGGGATAATGTACAATTCGACGTTCAAAAGAACATCATTCGGTTTAGTGCACCTGATGCTCAATACATCCTTAATGGTAACAGCATAGCATTTGTAAAAATGCACTTAGGTCATATTGCTCAATAATAGCAATCAAGCCGAAATAAAGAGCCAACGGAGAATTCCGCTGTTGGCTCTTGCTGTTCTCCATATGTCGCTCATCTGCCCGAAAACGCAGTAAGCGCCGTGATACGAAAATGAATGTTCATGCAAAATCATCCGCAGGAGGTTTACTCAATATGCTCCCGCTTTAGTCCCAAGGCTCCCTCGTACGATGTTTATGTTCCGCCCGTAATTAAAGCTCTCCTCGATACTGTAGACTTAGCCACCTTCCTTTTTGACGGAGCGCTACCAGGTACGGATACCGCCAGAACGACCAGAGTGGAACACATATCCCCAATAACAATGTAGCTTCACACAGACCTTGAACGGCGTTCACTTTCTCTACGTCCGCAAAACCAATGACTGGGTGCATCGCACGGTCCAGAATCATGAGGTTGATGATTACAATGAACGCTACCATCAACAATACGAATGGAGTAAGTACTTTCACGGATGACATTAAACGTGGCGATTTCTTGTGAAGTCGCCATCTCCCAGCGAAAGCTCCCGTTTCAATACTGCAAACAGAATGCAACTTGTCTAAATGCATAGTAACCAATACTTTCCGATAGCGTATCCTTTGAATAACGGGTATCCATACCAAAATGGCTAAACAAATCCATGGAACATCGAATCTGAACCAATTGGGTGTTTTTTCCTGAGACGACGGCACATGGAACATTACAGTTAACGCCACTGACAAGCACCCGACCAATACAAGACAATAAATCACCAAGTGCGATGTCTTTATATACGAATAAACACGAGCATCATCCAATTCCTGAATCACCTCAGTCCCTCCCAGCAGATATAATGCGTGAGTCAGTTGGTAACGAACGTTACATACTATTCATGCTGCGTACTCCTGCCCGTTAGTCCCATAACGATTTGTATACTTGTCATATTGAACTATACCTAAAACTGACGTCAGAGAGCCCATTAGAGAAGCGTCAGAATAGGCTTCGTTGATGATTTTTCTGACATCATGATATGGACGTCTATAATTTCAATCTGACAGGTTAGAGCCTTAACGTACGATTTTGTCCGTTTCGTGAAGTGACCCCTTTTACGAACATTTTTGGGATAGATACATCCCCACTAATACGGCCAGGTAATCGAACCTATTGCGTGGCACGTCGTTCGTTGTGAATGGCTTTTACATATAACACAGCCGCCCCATCAATTAGAGGCGGCTTTTTTATCAATTCGAGACGATTTTTTTCAGCAATCGTACATCCGTTTCTGTTTCGCCCAATCTGGACTTAATGTCCTTTACGTCGCGGCTAGTTTCAAGTACGGCTTGTTCAACTTTGTCGATACGCTGGTTTAAACGTGCTTCAACATCGCCAATCTCTTCGCGTACGATTTGCCGTATCGCATCGAGCAATTGTTTTTCATCCACGTACAATCAACTCCTGTGCACATCATAATGGAAATCCCTTATCCATATCAACGTTAAATGCCTCCATTGGGATAGCAATGACGGACGGTTATACGTACGTATTCTATAGGGAACGCCTCATTAAGCAGTGCTGATGGCCCTCGCTGCCAGAACTGCTACGACAACTAATGAAATAGAGGATTGTGTTACCATCAGGACCTTGGCCCTCTTGGATAGAACGGGTGTATCAGTGGGGCTGAACGCGGTGCTCGTATTAAACGCAAGGAAGACATAATCGGAAAACGTTGGAATCCAATCTGCCCAAGCGTCAACATTGGATGCCATCTGTGGGAAGAGGAAATCGGGACGCCCTGGTTGCTTGATGTGTCGAGGTAGTGGGCCTCCTTGATCGATTTCCCAGTACCATACCGCGAATACAATGATGTTAATTATCCACAACAGTGCCGCGTCCCGAAACAGTCCCGTGCCGGTCTCGGTATGCTTGAACAATGCATAAATAAGAAACAGCACACTGATAACGAGGCCGATGGTTAGGACGGTAATGATGGTAAAAGCGATACGACGTGTCCAACTGTGGTGTTCGCGAAATATTGCCACGGTTAAAGGTATCATGAGTATGCCGACAATCACTAATGGTGCCCACCGAGGTCCAACAGTGACAGTCTCTGTCATAATACTCAATAGCACCCCAATAAAGACAACAGCAATGAGAAACGACCAGCGAGGTGGTCTAGTACTCGGCCTTCTTTGTAAACGTTTAGAGTCCATTTCCACGTTATCTTCCAACCTTCGATTCGTCGCGTCTTATCATCATTAGCGGTTGCTCATTGTCTAGTATCATCGGAACTTGGTCCATCGAAACGTGGTCGAAGAAGTGATAACGATTATCCTTCTTCCATCGGAAACGAGTTATTCATCACCGCTTATACTTAATAATATTACTGTTCAATGTTACTTAACAGTATTAGTAGTCAGTAATAATGTTACGTATGTGACGCGTGTTTCAGGTATCGAATTTGGTCTATGGTCTCGATCATTTACTTAAAGGAATTTGTTGATATACCTAGAATTAAAATCATATTCACTATTCATTTTTACTGTTCAGTATTACTTATACGTAACACTTTTACATTTTACTGTTTTGTTTGAGGAGATGAACAGATGGGGATAACGATTAGTTTCGGGCTACAGAAAGGCGGCGTATCCAAGACTACAACGTCAACTTTGTCAGCATACATTTTGGCTAATCAAGGTCACCGTGTGCTAATGGTCGATATGGACTCGCAAGGAAACGCTTCACAATTCCTTACAGGCAAGAGTCCGTATGACTTTCAAGGGAAAACAGTACTCGAAGCATGCAAAGAACGCGATCCACGTCCATACATAGTTGGTGTCAATGAAAACTTGGACTTACTCCCTGCAGAGGATTTACTCTCAACCTTCTCGCGTTGGCTGTTCGATGAGTACAAGCATACATTGGGACGTGACGCCGACCCAAACTCACTCTTATTCGTCTTAAGGGATACACTTGCGACTGTGAAAGACAAGTACGACTACATCCTACTCGACCTCCCGCCGAATCTTGGTGAGCAGACACTTAACGGCATGGCGGCTAGCGACTGGTGTGTTGTGATGGCACAGTCGGAACCATTCGCGTATGACGCTTTGCAACGTTACCTTGAAACACTCGAACACATCCACGGTCGTGTAAACGCGAATACAAAGTTAGCTGGAATTTTAACTACACTTCTCGATGCGCGAACCGCGTTAGGCAACTTTATTCGCGACCGCATTGCTGAGGAGTATGAGGACTTGGTGTTTGACACGGTTATACGCCGCAAATCCCGTGTAATTGAATTCAGCTTTGAAGGTATTAGCAACAAGAATAAAACGGATAGAGAAGCATTGGAAATGTATGAGGACTTCGTGAAGGAGTTGAAAGCACGTGTCAAAGGCTGAACGTTTCCGCTCGTTGGCTAAGTCGAAGAATGAACCAGACACAACGAATCCGTCAAAGTCTGATGTTATCGATGAAATTGTTGGTGCATCAACGGTGGAGATAGCCGCCACAAGTACAGAAAAATTTTCGAGTAACAATAATAGTAACAGTATTACTGAACAAGCAACCGTAACAGTGAATCAAAACATTGAGCAGGAACACACTTCATATTCAGTTAATAACAACACTGAAACAAATAACATTTCATCATCAGTTAATAGTAACAGTATTACTGAACAGTCAAATGTAACAGAAACACGAAGGAATGCCTCTGCCACGCGTATTCCACGCCCTATAGAGGAGTTTGAAAAGCGTCTTAAAAGGCCAACAATCGAAGAAACGCATACCCGTGCGACATGGCTCGTACGCAATGACCTTTTGAAGCGGTTAGAGAAGCTAGCCAAGCACCAACAACGCGGATTCAAAACCCACGTAGTAAACTATGCGATTGAACGCATCCTAGACGAGCTGGAAGGCAAATGAGGACGTCAAAATTGGCTTTATTGCTCGGTTTTTGAGGTGATCCACTATACTTGGTCACTTGATCCAAATCGTATGACATGATAGATTCGGATCAACCAAATATGGACGGCATAAAAACCGAACCCCAGAGTTGGCGCTCTGAGGTTCGGACGTGCACTCCTCGATGTGCGAGATCGAGAAGTCGCTTTTAATTTGACACCGACATTGTATCTATTTTCGTTAGATAATACAAGAGGTGCAAATTGGCGAAAACGGACGGAATTTGACAGTCCGACTTCTCGGCTTTATCTGAAGCTGCAGGAGT from Alicyclobacillus dauci includes the following:
- a CDS encoding ParA family protein, with protein sequence MGITISFGLQKGGVSKTTTSTLSAYILANQGHRVLMVDMDSQGNASQFLTGKSPYDFQGKTVLEACKERDPRPYIVGVNENLDLLPAEDLLSTFSRWLFDEYKHTLGRDADPNSLLFVLRDTLATVKDKYDYILLDLPPNLGEQTLNGMAASDWCVVMAQSEPFAYDALQRYLETLEHIHGRVNANTKLAGILTTLLDARTALGNFIRDRIAEEYEDLVFDTVIRRKSRVIEFSFEGISNKNKTDREALEMYEDFVKELKARVKG
- a CDS encoding DUF1345 domain-containing protein — its product is MAIFREHHSWTRRIAFTIITVLTIGLVISVLFLIYALFKHTETGTGLFRDAALLWIINIIVFAVWYWEIDQGGPLPRHIKQPGRPDFLFPQMASNVDAWADWIPTFSDYVFLAFNTSTAFSPTDTPVLSKRAKVLMVTQSSISLVVVAVLAARAISTA
- a CDS encoding phage tail tape measure protein, yielding MSGEIYNLEVVISAYDRALAPLKAVSAQLTATSKQYAVMQKAMKAAGATSSELGALQQRMDALARSDAFSKMAPQLKSVGAQTYQIEQLANGLNKLATARDKIASGQSLLAKGGMAIAGGLAIGASLIEPIKNAMDLQKSMMQVQIASGANPNQVKQLTANAMLGSLDTGISSVMVAQVQQALAQSRLPLANILSKNTFDQYLKFADLMYQRNGTPVSESSASAVQMSHEYQLYKDPQKLSSFLNQLWQTLAVTHTSVQSFGNIFSYYAGQANRLGISPNSAMNMESFLISSGLAGNGRSGGSDIDNFLQRSSSPASKAALAAMKQTGLMGKNGESIFFGANGNFVGLPQQIAIMQQWSKQFKGNKAQEINAAKVIWGAQGERYALALSGPSAPGMNTQLQKQIGAVPGVEKSQAMQMNTISGQLSRLKMGWQDMMTGLGMPQLASAMNFLKSINDMVSKIVQFEIAHPLFMKSVGNLIKLSAAALAFRGVLMGVAGTAKIFSGAFHLTKLFGDLTKTASGARTLTGDFGLVGGTMKTAVSLFRDLGSWLGRITGLTRVFTTVMRVASLVMRMNPVGLLITGLTLLGVAIYELIKHWSSVCSWLSRVWSWFDKVTGVGKAFGAVAKTIMSLWSPVAAFFDNIWKHISPVISGIGHLLGIGGSIASPTASIPTSSMSTSTTVHINAGAITVSGVSDPHAAAKSVLDQLGNHYSLQNWSSPSGPNKLAFGH
- a CDS encoding VIT1/CCC1 transporter family protein, giving the protein MEHAERHFTGSEFIRDIVIGMSDGLTVPFALAAGLSGTVSQTSLVVIAGMSEIAAGCIAMGLGGYLAANTDREHYFSELRREEREIDEVPGREREEVRSLLLQWGVPEENVETTVNAISQNRKNWIDFMMKFELGLEEPDPKRAVRSSITIAISYIVGGIIPLAPYIFIHHANTALVTSVIITLIALFIFGFVKGRFTGVNPFKSAIQTLLVGGIAAAAAFGLAKVFAG